One genomic segment of Thermus thermamylovorans includes these proteins:
- a CDS encoding enoyl-CoA hydratase/isomerase family protein — MEEHKHEFVLEIPEFAHLAYEVEEGLALVTLKRPEALNALSQDLLQELAEVAEVIAQDPEVRAVIFAGEGKAFAAGADLKEIAALKDPFAAREYALLGQQVFAEIAALPVPTIAAIHGYALGGGLELALACDLRVAAKGAKLGLPEVGLGLIPGFGGTQRLPRLIGRGRALDLILTGRHVPAEEALALGLVNRLGEDALEEAKKLARQILKNAPVALALAKESVVRGEGLDLAEALEIEADLFGYAAATEDMREGVRAFLEKRPPGFRGE; from the coding sequence ATGGAAGAGCACAAGCACGAGTTTGTCCTGGAAATCCCGGAGTTCGCCCACCTTGCCTATGAGGTGGAGGAGGGCCTCGCCCTGGTGACCCTGAAGCGCCCGGAGGCCCTGAACGCCCTCTCCCAGGACCTCCTGCAGGAGCTCGCCGAGGTGGCCGAGGTCATCGCCCAAGACCCCGAGGTCCGGGCGGTTATCTTCGCCGGGGAGGGGAAGGCCTTCGCCGCCGGGGCGGACCTGAAGGAGATCGCCGCCCTCAAGGACCCCTTCGCCGCCCGGGAGTACGCCCTTTTGGGGCAGCAGGTCTTCGCGGAGATCGCCGCCCTGCCCGTTCCCACCATCGCCGCCATCCACGGCTACGCCCTGGGGGGCGGGCTGGAGCTGGCCCTGGCCTGCGACCTCCGCGTGGCCGCCAAGGGGGCCAAGCTGGGCCTGCCCGAGGTGGGCCTGGGCCTCATCCCCGGCTTCGGGGGCACCCAGAGGCTGCCCCGGCTCATCGGGCGGGGGCGGGCTTTGGACCTGATCCTCACCGGGCGGCACGTGCCCGCGGAGGAGGCCCTGGCCCTGGGTCTGGTGAACCGGCTGGGGGAGGACGCCCTGGAGGAGGCCAAAAAGCTCGCCCGGCAGATCCTCAAGAACGCCCCCGTTGCCCTGGCCCTGGCCAAGGAGAGCGTGGTGCGGGGAGAGGGGCTGGACCTGGCGGAGGCCCTGGAGATCGAGGCCGACCTCTTCGGCTACGCCGCAGCCACCGAGGACATGCGGGAGGGGGTGCGGGCCTTTTTGGAAAAGCGCCCCCCTGGCTTCCGGGGCGAGTAA
- a CDS encoding purine-nucleoside phosphorylase has product MSPIHVRGEPGDVAERVLLPGDPGRAEWIAKTFLQDPRLYTSHRGLLGFTGRYRGVPVSVQATGMGAPSASIVAEELVGLGARVLLRVGTCGAVDGALAPGDLVIAQGAVPLDGATRQYLEGRPYAPVPDPELFRALWAKAEAKGYPHHVGLVATEDAFYATTPESAQGWARFGVLAFEMEASALFLLGRIRGVRAGAILAVSNRIGDPALAPQEVLGEGVRRMVEVALEALLEV; this is encoded by the coding sequence ATGAGTCCCATCCACGTGCGGGGCGAACCAGGAGACGTGGCGGAAAGGGTGCTCCTGCCGGGGGATCCGGGCCGGGCGGAGTGGATCGCCAAGACCTTTTTGCAGGATCCCCGCCTCTACACCTCCCACCGCGGCCTCCTGGGCTTCACAGGCCGCTACCGGGGGGTGCCGGTTTCCGTGCAGGCCACGGGCATGGGGGCCCCCTCGGCCAGCATCGTGGCCGAGGAGCTGGTGGGCCTGGGAGCCCGGGTCCTCCTGCGGGTGGGCACCTGCGGGGCGGTGGACGGGGCCTTGGCCCCGGGGGACCTGGTCATCGCCCAGGGGGCGGTGCCCCTGGACGGGGCCACGCGGCAGTACCTGGAGGGCCGCCCCTACGCCCCCGTGCCCGACCCCGAACTCTTCCGGGCCCTGTGGGCCAAGGCCGAGGCCAAGGGTTACCCCCACCACGTGGGCCTGGTGGCCACGGAGGACGCCTTCTACGCCACCACCCCGGAGAGCGCCCAGGGCTGGGCCCGCTTCGGGGTGCTGGCCTTTGAGATGGAGGCCAGCGCCCTTTTCCTCCTGGGCCGGATACGGGGGGTGCGGGCGGGGGCCATCCTTGCGGTGTCCAACCGCATCGGCGATCCTGCGCTGGCCCCACAGGAGGTGCTAGGGGAGGGGGTTCGGCGTATGGTGGAGGTGGCCCTCGAGGCCCTTTTGGAGGTGTAG
- a CDS encoding MBL fold metallo-hydrolase produces the protein MRELLPGLYLLPVPIPYPLKTVNLYLLKGGGEVALVDTALGTRTARGALELYLAELGLCFQDVKAILLTHHHPDHYGLAGFFEGLGARVYLHEEELPRGHRFWVAPEAFEEASWRLFREHGTPEAALLGIREAMTKTRERVHPPRHPIPLRDGEVLEVAGRRLKALWTPGHADGHVAFLLEDEGALLAGDALLERVSPNVGLWAYTRENPLRDFLSSLKRLAEVPAEVAHAGHFGPIGEVAKRAHELIAHHEARLLALLAHLEAPRTAWELSLRLFPQELDAAGRRFAFAETLAHLEYLRQEGEVGREGPPYRYFRR, from the coding sequence ATGAGGGAGCTCCTCCCCGGGCTCTACCTCCTCCCCGTCCCCATCCCCTACCCCCTTAAGACGGTGAACCTCTACCTCCTGAAGGGCGGAGGGGAGGTGGCCCTGGTGGACACCGCCCTGGGCACGCGCACCGCCCGGGGGGCCCTGGAGCTCTACCTGGCGGAGCTCGGCCTCTGCTTCCAGGATGTGAAGGCCATCCTCCTCACCCACCATCACCCCGACCACTACGGCCTGGCGGGGTTCTTCGAGGGGCTTGGGGCAAGGGTCTACCTACACGAGGAGGAACTCCCCCGGGGCCACCGCTTCTGGGTGGCGCCCGAGGCCTTTGAGGAAGCCTCCTGGCGGCTCTTCCGGGAGCACGGCACCCCCGAGGCTGCCCTCCTGGGCATCCGGGAGGCCATGACCAAGACCCGGGAAAGGGTCCACCCCCCAAGGCACCCCATACCCCTGAGGGACGGGGAGGTCCTGGAGGTGGCGGGCCGGCGCCTCAAGGCGCTCTGGACCCCGGGGCACGCGGACGGGCACGTGGCCTTCTTGCTGGAGGACGAGGGGGCCTTGCTGGCGGGAGACGCCCTCCTGGAGCGGGTCTCCCCCAACGTGGGCCTCTGGGCCTACACCCGGGAAAACCCCCTCAGGGACTTCCTCTCCTCCCTCAAGCGCCTGGCGGAAGTCCCCGCGGAAGTGGCCCATGCGGGGCACTTCGGGCCCATCGGCGAGGTGGCGAAGAGGGCCCATGAGCTCATCGCCCACCACGAGGCGCGCCTTCTGGCCCTACTCGCCCACCTGGAAGCCCCCAGGACCGCCTGGGAGCTCTCCCTGAGGCTCTTCCCCCAGGAGCTGGACGCCGCCGGCAGGCGCTTCGCCTTCGCGGAGACCCTGGCCCACCTGGAGTACCTGCGCCAGGAGGGGGAGGTGGGGCGGGAAGGCCCCCCCTACCGCTACTTCCGGAGATGA
- a CDS encoding 2-phosphosulfolactate phosphatase has translation MRLRVDVLPGEALPYPDVVLVVDVIRATTTACCLLEAGAEALYLVAGLEAARAFKDRDVLLAGEVGGLKPPGFDLGNSPREALEAPVGGKVVVLSTTNGTKAAHAAARTAKHVLLASLYNAHAAARLARELASEEVAILCAGKEGRAGLDDLYAAGVLAEYLGLLGEVEPEDGARIALSVKRSYQDPLEALALSAAAQALRAVGLEADVPFAAQVARSATVPLLTGRVGEALIFRRAHPGQGG, from the coding sequence GTGCGCTTGAGGGTGGACGTCCTGCCCGGGGAGGCCCTGCCCTACCCCGACGTGGTCCTGGTGGTGGACGTGATCCGGGCCACCACCACCGCCTGCTGCCTTCTGGAGGCGGGGGCGGAGGCCCTGTACCTGGTGGCGGGCCTGGAGGCCGCCCGGGCCTTCAAGGACCGGGATGTGCTCCTGGCGGGGGAGGTGGGGGGGCTCAAGCCCCCCGGCTTCGACCTGGGGAACTCCCCCCGGGAGGCCCTGGAGGCCCCCGTGGGGGGCAAGGTGGTGGTCCTGAGCACCACCAACGGCACCAAGGCGGCCCACGCCGCGGCCAGGACGGCCAAGCACGTCCTCCTGGCTTCCCTCTACAACGCCCACGCCGCCGCCCGCCTGGCCCGGGAGCTGGCCTCGGAGGAGGTGGCCATCCTCTGCGCGGGCAAGGAGGGGCGGGCGGGCCTGGACGACCTCTACGCCGCCGGGGTCTTGGCGGAGTACCTGGGCCTCCTGGGGGAGGTGGAGCCCGAGGACGGGGCCCGGATCGCCCTCTCCGTGAAACGCTCCTACCAGGACCCCCTGGAGGCCCTCGCCCTCTCCGCCGCCGCCCAGGCCCTGAGGGCGGTGGGCCTCGAGGCCGACGTCCCCTTCGCCGCCCAGGTGGCCAGAAGCGCCACCGTGCCCCTCCTCACCGGCCGGGTGGGGGAGGCCCTCATCTTCCGGCGGGCCCACCCCGGGCAGGGGGGCTAG
- a CDS encoding bile acid:sodium symporter, which translates to MAALERYQLPLYLGAALLGAGVGFWAPGLAPWGEALLWPALAALLFATFLQVPLLALRRAFRDRAFLLAGLVGNFLLIPLLVFGLLPLLPPDPGLRLGVALVLLVPCTDWFLAFAHLGRGDVARALILTPLNLFLQLLLLPFYLLLLLGGGGGGVPARSLLEAALVVLLPLFLALFLQARSLGPALAARTASWPVPLLALVVFLVALGHAGYLPGLRAHLGSLLALFALYLLLALGLAWALARLFRLEARAGRTLAFSLGTRNSFLVLPLALALPEGMGLAPLAIVLQALVELLGMGAAVRLVPRLFP; encoded by the coding sequence TTGGCGGCCCTGGAGCGCTACCAGCTTCCCCTCTACCTCGGGGCGGCCCTTCTGGGGGCGGGGGTTGGGTTTTGGGCCCCCGGGCTCGCCCCCTGGGGGGAGGCCCTCCTTTGGCCTGCCCTGGCGGCCCTCCTCTTCGCCACCTTCCTCCAGGTGCCCCTCCTGGCCCTGCGCCGGGCGTTCCGCGACCGGGCCTTCCTCCTGGCGGGGCTTGTGGGCAACTTCCTCCTCATCCCCCTTTTGGTCTTCGGCCTCCTTCCCCTCCTGCCCCCCGATCCGGGCCTGCGCCTGGGGGTGGCCCTGGTCCTCCTCGTGCCCTGCACCGACTGGTTTTTGGCCTTCGCCCACCTGGGCCGGGGGGATGTGGCCCGGGCCCTGATCCTCACCCCCCTGAACCTCTTTCTCCAGCTCCTTCTTCTCCCCTTCTACCTCCTCCTCCTCCTGGGGGGAGGTGGGGGCGGTGTGCCTGCCCGCTCCCTGCTGGAGGCGGCTCTTGTGGTCCTCCTGCCCCTCTTCCTCGCCCTCTTCCTCCAGGCCCGCTCCTTGGGGCCCGCCCTGGCCGCCCGGACCGCCTCCTGGCCGGTGCCCCTTTTGGCCCTGGTGGTCTTCCTGGTGGCCTTGGGGCACGCGGGCTACCTCCCAGGGCTTCGGGCCCACCTGGGGAGCCTCCTGGCCCTCTTCGCCCTCTACCTCCTCCTGGCCCTGGGCCTGGCCTGGGCCCTGGCCCGCCTCTTCCGCCTCGAGGCCAGGGCGGGGCGGACGCTGGCCTTCAGCCTGGGCACCCGCAACTCCTTTCTGGTCCTCCCCCTGGCCCTGGCCCTGCCGGAGGGGATGGGGCTTGCCCCCCTGGCCATCGTCCTCCAGGCCCTGGTGGAACTTTTGGGCATGGGCGCCGCGGTGCGGTTGGTGCCCCGGCTTTTCCCCTAG
- a CDS encoding Crp/Fnr family transcriptional regulator, with translation MSGSPLFLDLNLEEARLARSYFTPLAYPRGKPIFHQGDLGQSLYLVEWGRVRLYRTHLGGQEKTLGFLGPGGVFGEMSLLDASERSASAVAEEDTLLLALYREPYLGLIRRLPLVAHNLARILAHRLREANLELDLLAFEEAQSRVAYALLKLLRQGYGPRLRLRHQDLAALAGASRETVTRVLHQLKDQGVLRLAPGEVEVADAKLLEEVAFGLA, from the coding sequence ATGTCCGGAAGCCCCCTCTTCCTGGACCTCAACTTGGAGGAGGCCCGGCTGGCCCGCTCCTACTTCACGCCCCTCGCCTACCCCCGGGGCAAGCCCATCTTCCACCAGGGGGATCTGGGCCAGAGCCTTTACCTGGTGGAGTGGGGCCGGGTGCGGCTCTACCGCACCCATCTGGGAGGGCAGGAGAAGACCCTGGGCTTCCTGGGCCCCGGGGGGGTCTTCGGGGAGATGAGCCTCCTGGACGCCTCGGAAAGGAGCGCCAGCGCCGTGGCCGAGGAGGACACCCTCCTCCTCGCCCTGTACCGGGAGCCCTACCTGGGGCTCATCCGCCGCCTGCCCCTCGTTGCCCACAACCTGGCCCGCATCCTGGCCCACCGCCTGCGGGAGGCCAACCTGGAGCTGGACCTCCTGGCCTTTGAGGAGGCGCAAAGCCGCGTGGCCTACGCTCTCCTCAAGCTCCTGCGCCAGGGGTACGGACCCAGGCTGCGCCTGCGCCACCAGGACCTGGCGGCCCTGGCCGGGGCCAGCCGGGAAACCGTGACCCGGGTCCTGCACCAGCTCAAGGATCAGGGGGTCTTGCGCCTGGCCCCCGGGGAGGTGGAGGTTGCCGACGCAAAGCTCTTGGAGGAAGTGGCCTTCGGCCTGGCCTGA
- a CDS encoding ABC transporter ATP-binding protein — protein sequence MSPVLEARDLGFAYGNGPLFRGLALGLFPRGSLAVLGPSGSGKTTLLHLLAGLLPLQEGEVYWEGEPIRPWPESLRARRRLRFLGLVFQHHFLFPELTALENVLAPGYLAGRVDRAWGLWLLERLGLGERAHFLPQRLSGGERQRVAVARALYLRPRLLLADEPTASLDRRQAREVLGLMRELCQEVGAALVLATHDEGLVEGFPVLRL from the coding sequence GTGAGCCCGGTTCTCGAGGCTCGGGACCTGGGGTTTGCCTACGGGAACGGCCCCCTCTTCCGGGGGTTGGCCCTGGGGTTGTTCCCGAGGGGGAGCCTGGCCGTCTTGGGGCCTTCGGGAAGCGGCAAGACCACCCTGCTCCACCTCCTTGCGGGCCTCCTGCCCTTGCAGGAGGGGGAGGTGTACTGGGAAGGGGAGCCCATCCGTCCCTGGCCCGAGTCCCTCCGGGCCCGGAGGCGGCTCCGCTTTCTGGGCCTCGTCTTTCAGCACCACTTCCTTTTCCCCGAGCTCACCGCCCTGGAAAACGTCCTGGCCCCCGGCTACCTGGCGGGCCGGGTGGACCGGGCCTGGGGCCTTTGGCTCCTGGAGCGGCTTGGCCTCGGGGAGCGGGCCCACTTCCTTCCCCAAAGGCTCTCCGGCGGGGAGCGGCAGCGGGTGGCGGTGGCTAGGGCCCTTTACCTCCGGCCCAGGCTCCTCCTGGCGGACGAGCCCACCGCCAGCCTGGACCGCCGCCAGGCCCGGGAGGTGCTCGGCCTCATGCGGGAGCTCTGCCAGGAGGTGGGGGCGGCCCTGGTCCTGGCCACCCACGACGAGGGTTTGGTGGAGGGCTTCCCGGTCCTGAGGCTTTAG
- a CDS encoding HD domain-containing protein, producing the protein MTGERVVHVASPKAKLYAEADQAIRERLKPFPKALKAYELLIQDPEARAGWNMANYLTMRKLGYNDHGRVHALLTGAASVAILSLLAEAGVRLDTVDSGAGELEDAYAVVLLSAMLHDLGNGVHRDHHEAFGVTLALPILNRILEKIYPDPEQRTALRALILHGIYSHDLSPEPLTIEAGVTAVADGTDITKGRGRKAFALGSIDIHSISALAVDEVRILRGEKVPVEIQVTLNNSAGIFQVEETLTKKVLRSPLRPYVSVVAVAEGNGGDQRIVHRVRLHEREDRFVLD; encoded by the coding sequence ATGACCGGGGAGCGCGTGGTCCATGTCGCCAGCCCCAAGGCCAAGCTTTACGCGGAGGCCGACCAGGCCATCCGTGAGCGCCTCAAACCCTTCCCCAAAGCCTTAAAGGCCTATGAGCTCCTCATCCAAGACCCCGAGGCCCGCGCTGGCTGGAACATGGCCAACTACCTCACCATGCGCAAGCTGGGCTACAACGACCACGGCCGGGTTCACGCCCTTCTCACGGGGGCGGCCAGCGTGGCCATCCTCTCCCTCTTGGCCGAGGCCGGGGTGCGGCTGGACACGGTGGACTCGGGGGCGGGGGAGCTGGAGGACGCCTACGCGGTGGTCCTCCTCTCGGCCATGCTCCACGACCTGGGCAACGGGGTCCACCGGGACCACCACGAGGCCTTCGGGGTCACCCTGGCCCTGCCCATCCTGAACCGCATCTTGGAGAAGATCTACCCGGATCCCGAGCAGCGCACCGCTCTCAGGGCCCTCATCCTCCACGGCATCTACAGCCATGACCTCAGCCCGGAGCCCCTCACCATCGAGGCCGGCGTCACCGCCGTGGCCGACGGCACCGACATCACCAAGGGCCGGGGCAGGAAGGCCTTCGCCCTGGGGAGCATCGACATCCACTCCATCAGCGCCTTGGCCGTGGACGAGGTGCGGATCCTGCGGGGGGAGAAGGTGCCCGTGGAGATCCAGGTGACCCTGAACAACTCCGCGGGCATCTTCCAGGTGGAGGAGACCCTCACCAAGAAGGTTCTGCGGAGCCCTCTGCGGCCCTATGTGAGCGTGGTGGCCGTGGCCGAGGGGAACGGTGGGGACCAACGGATCGTCCACCGGGTGCGCTTGCACGAGAGGGAGGACCGCTTCGTGCTGGACTGA
- a CDS encoding phosphoglucomutase encodes MELYPTQEGFLGEIARGFTFAQVARLAAGFGERVRAEGLRRAVVAHDARFLAKEMAEEAAGVLAGLGLETHLLRGPTPLPLFGFALEEREAAGFYLTAGRRPARYQGVRLRLGPGLPLAPQDLPLSERAPEARGSFQPLDLKKAYLERLAQSAGEGAKEKKGVVYLDTLGGAGGGVMPQACKLLGLQVELRELHPLPHPLFYGVDPDPRPENLGTLLALLRAQEPPAAGFALDGDGDRLAVILPGGEVLPPQEALARLQEALGGLEVEADGEGGYLFPWHLKERDPFLAALLLLKVLL; translated from the coding sequence ATGGAGCTCTACCCCACGCAAGAGGGCTTCCTGGGGGAGATCGCCCGGGGCTTCACCTTCGCCCAGGTGGCCCGGCTGGCCGCGGGCTTTGGGGAGAGGGTGCGGGCGGAAGGGCTAAGGCGGGCGGTGGTGGCCCACGACGCCCGCTTCCTGGCGAAGGAGATGGCGGAGGAGGCCGCGGGGGTGCTCGCTGGCCTGGGCTTGGAAACCCACCTGCTCCGAGGACCCACCCCCCTCCCCCTTTTCGGCTTCGCCCTGGAGGAACGGGAGGCCGCGGGCTTCTACCTCACCGCAGGCCGCAGGCCCGCCCGCTACCAGGGGGTGAGGCTCCGCCTGGGGCCGGGCCTGCCCCTCGCCCCTCAGGACCTTCCCCTTTCCGAAAGGGCGCCCGAGGCCCGGGGGAGCTTCCAGCCCCTGGACCTGAAAAAGGCCTACCTGGAACGCCTGGCGCAAAGCGCCGGGGAAGGGGCCAAGGAGAAGAAGGGCGTGGTCTACCTGGACACCCTGGGGGGGGCGGGGGGTGGGGTGATGCCCCAAGCCTGCAAGCTCCTGGGCCTGCAGGTGGAGCTCCGGGAGCTCCACCCCCTCCCCCACCCCCTGTTCTACGGGGTGGACCCGGACCCCAGGCCGGAGAACCTCGGCACCCTTCTGGCCTTGCTGCGAGCCCAGGAGCCCCCGGCGGCGGGCTTCGCCCTGGACGGGGACGGGGACCGCCTGGCCGTGATCCTCCCCGGGGGGGAGGTGCTCCCTCCCCAGGAGGCCTTGGCCCGCCTGCAGGAGGCCCTGGGGGGCCTCGAGGTGGAGGCGGACGGGGAAGGGGGGTACCTCTTCCCCTGGCACCTCAAGGAACGGGATCCCTTCCTGGCCGCCCTCCTCCTCCTGAAGGTGCTCCTATGA